In the genome of Equus quagga isolate Etosha38 unplaced genomic scaffold, UCLA_HA_Equagga_1.0 207001_RagTag, whole genome shotgun sequence, one region contains:
- the LOC124233596 gene encoding putative methyl-CpG-binding domain protein 3-like 3: protein MLPQTSEKKRQVHLAKRKRRHRERCELPIRLTSCIFKRPVTKITSHPGNRVRRRRWEETLQKPQQVCAYRRLQGLQACSTEGELLSTFDITNTLKIIAPHSPGESPGHVGAGSLHTSPEPTAAQSSDWAEMIPGAGLRLPQSVCRQSVSYGDIRRQHQKVKKARERLAEALRADRLAREAEREEPGRMF, encoded by the coding sequence ATGTTGCCCCAgacttcagagaagaaaagacaagttCATTTAGCCAAGAGGAAGCGGAGACATCGTGAAAGGTGTGAACTTCCTATAAGACTCACCAGCTGCATTTTCAAGCGACCAGTCACGAAAATAACTTCCCATCCTGGCAATCGGGTCAGGCGCCGTCGATGGGAGGAGACCTTGCAGAAGCCCCAGCAAGTCTGTGCTTACAGGAGACTGCAGGGTCTCCAGGCCTGCAGCACTGAAGGAGAACTTTTAAGTACTTTCGATattacaaatactttaaaaataattgcccCTCATAGCCCAGGTGAATCCCCGGGCCATGTTGGTGCTGGGTCTCTCCACACCAGCCCCGAGCCCACCGCTGCACAGTCTTCAGACTGGGCGGAGATGATCCCAGGAGCAGGTCTCCGTCTCCCACAGTCAGTTTGCAGACAGTCGGTGTCTTATGGAGATATCCGCAGACAGCATcagaaagtgaaaaaagccaggGAGAGACTTGCTGAGGCCCTGAGGGCAGACAGGCTtgccagggaggcagagagggaggagccaggaAGGATGTTCTGA